The genomic stretch AGTCGCACCGAAAACTTCATTTTCTTTTATGATTAGAACCGGGAATTCGGGCTCTCTATAAAAAAAATTGATTTTCATAATTTATTCTATCCGATGTACTTCTTGCAAGCGCCGCTTTCACATAACGTTTTGCGGTATAAGCAGTGCTGGTGGCACTGCGAAAAGGTATCCTGATACACAGGGTTTAACCCAATTGAGGAATTATCCCACGTGCAAAATGCCAGCATTGCTTATGACCGCGTGTTGTGTGCTGGGCTTTATTTATTAATCATTAGTTTTTCAATCCTTTCAAGGTGGTAGAATGTATCCAAGCGGGGGGGGCAAGAGGGGCAAGCTCTTTTGCAATTTTAGGTCTGCGTGTGGAATTGTGCGAATTGCAAATGTGCTTGCCCTTATGCGAGGGCTTGCTATTCTGTTGGTCTTCCGGCTGCAATATTCTTACTCCGCTCGATGGATTGAAGCGCTAAATAATTATCACCAAATTTCGTAAGGCTTTCCATTTCTTTGTCGTACTGGTCATAATGACGTTCTTCATCGTCAACCAGTGCTTCGAAAATCTTTTTAGAAGCTGAATCGGCATTTTTTGAACACTCGTTAGTCCATTCGTTATAATCCTTAACACTCCCTGTTTCCATTCCTGCTGCTATTTCGAGCATCTTTTTAACATCGTGAATTTTCTGAACATCATGCGCTGCCTTCATTTCAACTTCTCCTTTTAGAAACAGTATGCGTTCGGCAAGTTTTTCAACGTGCATCATTTCTTCAATGGCTGTGCGTTTAAAAAGGTTTGATAATAAATCGTAACCCAAATCGTCGCAACGGAAATGGAAATACATATACTGGTGAACTGCACTTAATTCGTCGGCTATAGCCTTGTTTAATAATTCTAT from Bacteroidales bacterium encodes the following:
- a CDS encoding manganese catalase family protein — encoded protein: MKEKSIELLNKAIADELSAVHQYMYFHFRCDDLGYDLLSNLFKRTAIEEMMHVEKLAERILFLKGEVEMKAAHDVQKIHDVKKMLEIAAGMETGSVKDYNEWTNECSKNADSASKKIFEALVDDEERHYDQYDKEMESLTKFGDNYLALQSIERSKNIAAGRPTE